One segment of Urocitellus parryii isolate mUroPar1 chromosome 5, mUroPar1.hap1, whole genome shotgun sequence DNA contains the following:
- the Ada2 gene encoding adenosine deaminase 2, translated as MLVGDSSGWPALLALVLAVEISFVRSNIFMDEARSQLLVKEKRMRFGSEVLMNGQEKKANRNLMAIKKREIMEAMETHQFPPSMHFFKAKHLIEDSRVFHVIKKMPKGAALHLHEFGMASMEWLVKNVTYRPHCYFCITPEGILQFRFAQSAPQNLKARECSNWVLLEDHRKKLKDIVEFDKSLLRAFTMVTKNPEKIYPNEDSLRTKFQNIFLSISGLVRHAPVFKDYIFQGLKEFHADNVFFLEIRTMLWPVYELNGEIHDQLWVVRAYQEVADEFKRTHPEFMGFRLIFSDYRTKSLALIAHSVRTAIRLREVFPDIIAGFDLVGREDTGYSLYHYKEALMIPVTYGVQLPYFFHAGETDWYGTSIDRNLIDAVILNATRIGHGFALTKHPVVKAYTQNKDIPLEVCPISNQVMKLVSDMRNHPAAALMAYGHPMVISSDDPAVFGAKGLSYDFYEAFMGIGGKRADLRTLKKLVTNSIKYSSVSKTQKDLFMKVWKLKWNQFIDYLARRPR; from the exons ATGCTGGTGGGTGATTCATCTGGGTGGCCAGCGCTGCTCGCCCTGGTTTTGGCTGTGGAAATATCCTTTGTCAGGTCTAACATATTTATGGATGAAGCACGAAGTCAGCTATTAGTGAAAGAGAAGAGAATGCGATTTGGGTCAGAGGTGCTGATGAATGGCCAAGAGAAGAAGGCCAATAGGAACCTCATGGCCATCAAAAAGAGGGAGATCATGGAGGCCATGGAGACTCACCAGTTTCCGCCCAGTATGCACTTCTTCAAGGCCAAGCATCTCATTGAGGACAGCCGGGTGTTTCATGTAATAAAGAAGATGCCTAAAG GGGCTGCCTTACACCTCCATGAATTTGGGATGGCGAGTATGGAGTGGCTGGTAAAAAACGTCACCTACAGGCCTCACTGCTATTTCTGTATCACCCCAGAGGGGATTCTGCAGTTCAGATTTGCTCAGTCAGCTCCCCAAAACCTTAAGGCAAGAGAATGTTCAAACTGGGTTTTGCTGGAGGATCACAGAAAAAAGCTAAAGGACATCGTTGAGTTTGATAAAAG CTTGCTGAGGGCTTTCACTATGGTGACCAAGAACCCCGAGAAGATTTATCCCAATGAAGATTCCCTTCGGACAAAGTTTCAAAAcatctttctctccatctctggcCTTGTCCGTCATGCTCCAGTGTTCAAGGATTATATCTTCCAGGGGCTGAAGGAGTTCCACGCGGATAATGTGTTCTTCTTGGAGATCAGAACCATGTTATGGCCG GTATATGAACTGAATGGGGAGATCCACGACCAGTTGTGGGTAGTGAGGGCTTACCAAGAAGTGGCTGACGAGTTTAAAAGGACTCATCCTGAATTTATGGGATTCAGACTCATTTTTTCGGATTACAG gaCCAAAAGCTTGGCTCTCATTGCACATTCTGTCCGAACTGCCATCAGACTTCGAGAAGTATTCCCTGACATCATAGCAGGGTTTGACCTG GTGGGGCGTGAAGATACCGGCTACAGTTTATATCACTACAAGGAGGCTCTGATGATTCCAGTCACATATGGTGTTCAACTACCTTACTTCTTCCACGCTGGGGAGACAG ACTGGTATGGTACTTCCATAGACAGAAACCTTATAGATGCTGTAATTCTGAATGCTACCAGAATTGGACATGGATTTGCTCTGACCAAACACCCAGTAGTCAAGGCTTATACTCAGAACAAGGACATCCCCCTAGAAGTGTGTCCCATCTCCAACCAG GTCATGAAACTCGTGTCTGATATGAGAAACCACCCAGCAGCTGCTCTGATGGCCTACGGGCATCCCATGGTGATCAGCTCTGATGACCCAGCTGTCTTTGGTGCTAAAGGCTTGTCCTATGACTTCTATGAGGCCTTCATGGGCATCGGGGGGAAGAGGGCTGACCTGAGGACACTCAAAAAGCTGGTCACAAACTCTATCAA GTATAGCTCCGTGTCAAAGACACAGAAGGACCTTTTTATGAAAGTCTGGAAGCTCAAATGGAATCAGTTCATAGATTATCTGGCCAGGAGGCCAAGGTGA